Proteins co-encoded in one Pseudarthrobacter chlorophenolicus A6 genomic window:
- a CDS encoding 2-hydroxyacid dehydrogenase — MGHRFLVTTAIPDPGFQLLSDAGEVTVLPEPPDYETLAAFCASGDFDAVLTQLRDVVDAPLLAGARVKGISNYAVGYNNIDIDAATRHGILVGNTPGVLTDATADIAMLLILGAARRVVEADRLVRDGKFHGWEPELLLGRDVSGAVLGVAGFGRIARATARRALGFGMQVIFSPRPPGDRPVSEDELGEFAGKVQQVAWSELIERSDFLSLHVPLNEDTRHLVDAQILGRMKPDAILINTARGPVVDEAALVDALRSGVIAGAGLDVFEDEPKLAAGLAELPNTVLLPHVGSATVRVRSEMARLSALNAIAIAEGRLPLHPVNPQALA, encoded by the coding sequence ATGGGCCACCGCTTCCTGGTCACCACAGCCATCCCCGACCCGGGGTTCCAACTGCTGTCCGACGCAGGCGAAGTCACCGTGCTCCCCGAACCGCCGGACTACGAAACCTTGGCAGCGTTTTGCGCATCAGGCGATTTCGACGCCGTCCTGACCCAACTCCGCGACGTGGTAGATGCGCCGCTCCTGGCCGGGGCGCGCGTCAAGGGGATCTCCAACTATGCCGTGGGATACAACAACATCGACATTGACGCCGCCACCCGGCACGGCATCTTGGTGGGCAACACGCCGGGCGTACTGACTGACGCGACCGCGGACATCGCCATGCTGCTCATCCTCGGCGCTGCCCGACGGGTGGTCGAAGCCGACCGCCTGGTCCGCGACGGGAAGTTCCACGGCTGGGAACCTGAGCTCCTGCTGGGCCGCGACGTCTCCGGGGCCGTGCTGGGCGTGGCGGGCTTCGGCCGGATTGCCCGCGCCACCGCCCGGCGGGCCCTTGGTTTCGGAATGCAGGTCATCTTCTCGCCGCGGCCACCGGGGGACCGTCCTGTCAGCGAGGACGAACTGGGGGAGTTCGCTGGAAAGGTTCAGCAGGTGGCATGGTCCGAGCTTATTGAACGCAGTGACTTCCTGTCCCTGCATGTTCCACTCAACGAGGACACCAGGCACCTCGTGGATGCCCAGATCCTCGGGCGGATGAAGCCGGACGCCATCCTTATCAACACAGCCCGCGGCCCGGTGGTGGACGAGGCCGCCTTGGTAGACGCGCTGCGCAGCGGCGTCATTGCCGGCGCCGGGCTGGACGTGTTCGAGGACGAACCAAAGCTCGCAGCCGGGCTGGCAGAACTGCCTAACACGGTCCTGCTGCCCCACGTGGGGAGCGCCACCGTACGCGTACGCAGCGAGATGGCACGGCTCAGCGCACTCAACGCCATCGCGATCGCCGAAGGCCGCCTGCCCCTCCACCCGGTCAACCCCCAAGCGCTGGCATGA
- a CDS encoding cyclodeaminase/cyclohydrolase family protein, with amino-acid sequence MEEPEVTTQQSTVEDWTRALAESTGSPGGGAGTGVMLAVAASLTSMVAGYTEPAADQQQAVDGIRDRARDLRRRALQLADEDATASRAFGAAFRLEKGPERDEAIRHASVAAAKASAVLGARAIDAIEDLAWLAHGGNKALVADVVVAFGALRAAVAGARTNVSFDLASLRSAGTTLEEVREQHPDLWSSVERLSGALERIDGLAAAIDDRAAPTETVPTSK; translated from the coding sequence ATGGAAGAGCCCGAAGTAACCACCCAACAGTCCACGGTGGAGGACTGGACCAGAGCCCTTGCCGAGTCGACCGGTTCACCCGGCGGCGGCGCCGGGACCGGCGTGATGCTTGCCGTCGCAGCCTCGCTGACCTCGATGGTGGCCGGCTACACCGAACCCGCCGCGGATCAGCAGCAGGCCGTTGACGGCATCAGGGACCGGGCCCGGGACCTCCGGCGACGCGCACTGCAGCTCGCGGATGAAGACGCGACGGCGTCCCGGGCCTTCGGTGCGGCGTTCCGGCTCGAAAAGGGGCCGGAGCGGGACGAGGCAATCCGTCACGCGTCCGTCGCCGCCGCCAAAGCCTCCGCGGTCCTCGGCGCCCGGGCCATCGACGCTATCGAGGACCTCGCCTGGCTGGCGCACGGGGGCAACAAGGCGCTGGTAGCCGATGTCGTCGTAGCGTTCGGGGCCCTGCGGGCAGCAGTGGCTGGGGCCCGCACTAACGTCAGCTTCGACCTTGCGTCTCTCCGGTCCGCCGGCACAACCCTGGAGGAAGTCCGCGAACAGCATCCGGACCTGTGGTCTTCCGTGGAGCGGCTCAGCGGTGCGCTTGAGCGGATCGACGGGTTGGCTGCCGCAATTGATGATCGGGCCGCACCCACCGAAACCGTGCCGACATCGAAGTGA
- a CDS encoding beta/alpha barrel domain-containing protein, with product MNNNLTAMLAKTILRDVTLRDGLQLTGKVLSTERKVETVRELIRLGVPAIELGSMARADLVPTMANTLEVVQALTPEELEKCWIWVATPGHVAKASAAGARNFQYCLSASDSHNKANIGRTTEESLAALPEAVTYTQSVNGQIQLCIATSFTCPFEGYVPEERILSIANDPRAEGTTDIVLCDTLGQAIPTQVAGLINRVREESPARRIVYHGHDTWGLGVANTLAAIQAGAAMVDGALGGLGGCPFAPGASGNTSTEDILFATRPEWLTTEVFADLVVLSEKLLAELGEPNRSKAAQGARSKAPAFEWVLPAGSTAPVPCSTGGN from the coding sequence ATGAACAACAACCTCACGGCAATGCTCGCAAAGACGATTCTTCGGGACGTGACCCTGCGCGACGGACTTCAACTCACCGGCAAAGTGCTTTCCACCGAAAGGAAAGTCGAAACAGTCCGGGAACTTATCCGGCTCGGTGTGCCTGCCATCGAACTGGGTTCCATGGCCCGGGCCGACCTTGTGCCGACCATGGCCAACACGCTGGAGGTCGTCCAAGCGTTGACCCCGGAGGAACTCGAAAAGTGCTGGATCTGGGTGGCCACGCCGGGGCACGTGGCGAAGGCGTCGGCCGCGGGAGCACGCAATTTCCAGTACTGCCTGTCCGCGTCGGATTCACACAACAAGGCCAACATCGGACGCACCACCGAGGAAAGCCTGGCCGCCCTGCCCGAAGCGGTCACATACACTCAGTCCGTCAACGGGCAGATCCAGTTGTGCATCGCCACGTCCTTCACGTGTCCCTTTGAGGGCTATGTGCCTGAAGAGAGGATCCTGTCCATCGCCAACGACCCCCGCGCCGAAGGCACCACGGACATCGTTCTCTGCGACACCCTTGGCCAAGCCATCCCCACCCAGGTTGCCGGCCTGATCAACCGGGTGCGGGAAGAATCCCCGGCCCGCCGGATCGTCTATCACGGACACGACACCTGGGGGCTTGGCGTAGCGAACACCCTCGCTGCTATCCAGGCCGGTGCGGCCATGGTGGACGGCGCACTCGGCGGGCTGGGCGGCTGCCCCTTCGCCCCGGGCGCCAGCGGAAACACCTCAACGGAAGACATCCTGTTTGCAACCCGCCCGGAGTGGCTCACGACCGAAGTCTTCGCGGACCTCGTGGTTCTGTCAGAAAAGCTGCTCGCGGAACTGGGCGAACCCAACCGCTCTAAAGCCGCCCAGGGTGCCCGGTCGAAAGCACCTGCCTTCGAATGGGTCCTCCCGGCCGGTTCCACAGCCCCTGTCCCGTGCAGCACAGGAGGCAACTGA
- a CDS encoding ribokinase: MSTAAGPADSTGTGRIVVVGSLNADLTIYCERLPQPGETVHGNGFAVNPGGKSANQAVAAGRLGGRVSLVGAVGDDPNGHMLLSSVAGAGVDVGLVRSSSEPTGVAVISVDAAGENNIIISAGANGTLSPADVAGAADVLDGAAVVSLCLEVAMPTVLAAAQAGHDAGAKVLLNLSPYAHIPRELAGLVDVLLVNAHEAALFLGPGASVPGADAHAAQWDAVRERFAERGIRQVLVTLGAHGSVVLDSDAPAGRAVVFVAPTKVDAVDTTGAGDAFTGAVAVRLAAGDALADAAAFASVAAALATTRKGTQAAYPETADVERRLRKS; the protein is encoded by the coding sequence ATGAGCACAGCAGCCGGGCCGGCCGATTCGACGGGCACCGGCCGGATCGTCGTCGTCGGCTCCCTCAACGCCGACCTCACCATCTACTGCGAACGGCTCCCGCAGCCGGGCGAAACGGTGCACGGCAATGGCTTCGCCGTGAACCCGGGCGGCAAGAGCGCCAACCAGGCCGTCGCCGCCGGCCGGCTGGGCGGGCGGGTCAGCCTGGTGGGTGCCGTGGGGGATGACCCCAACGGGCACATGCTGCTGTCCTCGGTGGCCGGTGCCGGCGTGGACGTGGGGCTGGTGCGCAGCTCCAGCGAGCCCACCGGCGTCGCCGTCATCTCCGTTGACGCGGCCGGCGAAAACAACATCATCATCTCCGCAGGCGCCAACGGCACACTGTCCCCGGCGGACGTGGCGGGAGCCGCGGACGTCCTGGACGGCGCCGCCGTCGTCAGTCTCTGCCTGGAAGTTGCCATGCCCACGGTCCTGGCCGCAGCGCAGGCGGGGCACGACGCCGGCGCGAAAGTCCTGCTGAACCTCTCGCCGTACGCGCACATTCCGCGAGAGCTGGCCGGGTTGGTGGACGTCCTGCTGGTGAACGCCCATGAAGCGGCGCTGTTCCTCGGCCCCGGGGCATCCGTCCCGGGTGCCGACGCCCACGCCGCGCAATGGGATGCCGTCCGCGAACGCTTCGCTGAACGGGGGATCCGGCAGGTCCTGGTAACCCTCGGTGCCCATGGTTCCGTGGTGCTCGATTCCGACGCTCCCGCCGGCCGCGCCGTGGTGTTCGTAGCACCCACCAAAGTGGACGCCGTGGACACCACCGGTGCCGGCGACGCCTTCACCGGTGCCGTGGCCGTACGCCTCGCGGCCGGCGATGCGCTAGCCGACGCCGCAGCATTCGCCTCCGTGGCCGCGGCCCTGGCCACCACCCGCAAGGGGACGCAGGCGGCGTACCCGGAGACGGCCGACGTCGAACGGCGCCTGCGCAAGTCCTGA
- a CDS encoding IclR family transcriptional regulator: MASDAAAKSSGNPLLVLGKITSILDSFSLSKPVQSLSDIRESTRMPTSTVQRLVTNLVSQGFLDREEDSYRIGMRMAYWAAPATRGMEVVDILSPLLKTLRDTTGETACFFKSEQHYRVCVAMAETRHALRREMHLGKIAPLHAGSAGRVLLAWDPELMEAVLRDPLASITESTITTSEELAVAVKQTLRDGFAITVGEREDGASGLSAPVFDSAAGLVGAVTISGPTLRMPLETCQEWVEPLLTTAEHMTRLIGGRFPGES, encoded by the coding sequence ATGGCGTCCGATGCAGCAGCTAAATCCAGCGGCAACCCTCTGCTAGTGCTGGGCAAGATCACCTCAATCCTGGATTCGTTCTCGCTCTCCAAGCCCGTTCAGTCGTTGAGCGACATCCGCGAGTCGACTCGAATGCCCACGTCTACTGTCCAGCGCCTGGTCACCAACCTGGTTTCGCAGGGGTTCCTTGACCGTGAGGAGGATTCGTACCGCATCGGAATGCGCATGGCTTATTGGGCCGCACCGGCAACACGGGGGATGGAGGTGGTGGACATCCTTAGTCCGTTGCTGAAGACGCTGCGCGACACCACCGGCGAGACCGCCTGCTTCTTCAAGTCAGAGCAGCATTACCGCGTGTGCGTTGCCATGGCAGAAACGCGCCATGCGCTTCGCCGGGAAATGCACCTGGGCAAAATTGCCCCGCTTCACGCAGGATCAGCGGGCCGTGTTCTGCTGGCATGGGACCCCGAGCTGATGGAGGCGGTCCTGCGCGATCCGTTGGCGTCGATCACGGAATCAACCATCACCACGTCCGAGGAGTTGGCTGTTGCGGTGAAGCAGACCCTGCGGGACGGTTTTGCGATAACCGTAGGTGAACGCGAAGACGGGGCCTCCGGCCTCTCCGCCCCCGTTTTCGATTCTGCGGCGGGCCTGGTGGGGGCCGTAACCATCAGCGGGCCAACGCTGCGGATGCCGTTGGAGACCTGCCAGGAATGGGTGGAGCCCCTGCTCACAACGGCAGAACACATGACCCGGCTGATTGGCGGGCGGTTTCCCGGCGAGTCATAA
- a CDS encoding glycerate kinase family protein — protein MTVLVAPDSFKGTYSAAEVAAAISEGINDGGGCAVQLPVADGGEGTFDALCRSLQAAAVSVDVVNSWGEPLRAVIGLTKDGNAVVEVAQAGGLTAGRITPHDAVAASTYGTGMMIVAAVALGAKHIFVAAGGSATTDGGAGAVQAIIDGGGLHGARITVLTDVTTSFLDAPRVFGPQKGADPAAVEALEERLAALAASSPRNPAGVPRTGAAGGLSGGLWAYFEAELVSGADAVLDAAGFDSCLASADAVVVGEGRLDSQTGEGKIISAILERVQSSGRKTPVIAVVGSLAEDLGDYAENFAAILLATDATAMRAAGREIARG, from the coding sequence ATGACGGTCCTCGTCGCTCCGGACAGCTTCAAGGGGACCTACTCCGCTGCTGAGGTCGCCGCAGCGATCAGCGAAGGCATCAACGACGGCGGCGGTTGTGCCGTTCAATTACCCGTTGCAGACGGCGGGGAGGGAACCTTCGACGCACTGTGCCGCAGCCTTCAGGCAGCAGCGGTGAGCGTCGACGTCGTAAATTCCTGGGGCGAGCCGCTGCGAGCGGTCATCGGACTGACCAAGGACGGCAACGCCGTCGTGGAGGTGGCCCAGGCGGGCGGGCTGACTGCCGGGCGGATCACGCCGCACGATGCCGTGGCCGCCAGCACGTACGGAACAGGGATGATGATTGTCGCTGCGGTTGCCCTCGGCGCGAAACACATTTTCGTAGCAGCCGGTGGCTCTGCCACCACGGACGGCGGCGCCGGAGCGGTGCAGGCCATCATCGATGGAGGCGGGCTTCACGGCGCCCGGATCACCGTCCTGACCGACGTCACCACGTCATTCCTGGACGCACCGCGCGTTTTCGGACCGCAGAAAGGCGCGGATCCGGCCGCCGTGGAAGCGCTTGAAGAACGGCTGGCCGCACTTGCCGCGTCCTCTCCCCGCAACCCTGCCGGGGTTCCCCGAACCGGCGCCGCGGGCGGTCTGTCTGGAGGGCTGTGGGCCTACTTCGAGGCCGAGCTGGTCTCCGGAGCAGATGCAGTACTTGACGCCGCCGGCTTCGACAGCTGCCTCGCATCCGCTGACGCCGTGGTGGTCGGGGAGGGGCGCCTCGATTCCCAGACCGGCGAAGGAAAAATCATCTCCGCAATCCTGGAACGGGTGCAGAGTTCCGGCCGTAAAACTCCGGTCATCGCTGTCGTGGGTTCCTTGGCCGAAGACCTGGGGGATTACGCGGAAAACTTCGCCGCGATCCTCCTGGCCACGGATGCCACGGCCATGCGGGCTGCGGGCAGGGAAATCGCCAGAGGCTAG
- a CDS encoding CaiB/BaiF CoA transferase family protein, producing MTEPRIAPLAGVRVLELGNYIAAPTAGRLLADFGAEVIKVERPGTGDELRNWRLHKGDTSMLYRTINRNKKSVVLDLRTEAGKEAVLALAAESDILLENFRPGTLEKWGLGPEVLNEANPELVITRISAFGQTGPLSERPGFAAVAEAYGGFRNLVGDPDRAPVRVGVSIGDSIAGLYAAFGSMMSLFQREARRRDAAGAAPLTERIIDVALNEAMFSMMESLIPDYQAYGVDRQRVGGRMEGIAPSNAYVCKDGASIVVAGNGDSIYQRYMQTIGRPDLATDPSLQTNAERWARREELDQAIGEWARKHSAADALAALDADGVPAGPIYTAADISEDSQYAARNMIQKFDVSTGEEIIPGVGFPGIVPVIGDQSLPIRNLGPDLGENTDEILGGLLKMDPAKISAASGRQEAMQA from the coding sequence ATGACAGAACCGCGCATCGCTCCCCTGGCGGGAGTACGGGTCCTGGAACTCGGAAACTACATCGCAGCACCCACCGCGGGCAGGCTGCTGGCCGATTTTGGCGCCGAAGTAATCAAGGTGGAGCGCCCCGGGACCGGTGATGAGCTCCGCAACTGGCGGCTGCACAAGGGCGACACGTCCATGCTGTACCGGACAATCAACCGCAACAAGAAGTCCGTGGTGCTGGACCTGCGCACTGAGGCGGGCAAAGAAGCGGTTCTGGCCCTCGCCGCCGAATCAGACATCCTGCTGGAAAACTTCCGGCCCGGCACCTTGGAGAAGTGGGGCCTCGGCCCGGAGGTCCTGAATGAGGCGAACCCGGAACTCGTCATCACCCGCATTTCCGCCTTCGGCCAAACCGGCCCGCTGTCCGAGCGGCCGGGCTTTGCCGCCGTCGCCGAAGCCTACGGTGGCTTCCGCAACCTGGTGGGGGACCCGGACCGGGCACCTGTCCGCGTAGGCGTCTCCATCGGGGACTCCATCGCCGGGCTCTACGCCGCCTTCGGCTCCATGATGAGCCTCTTCCAGCGGGAAGCACGACGGCGGGATGCGGCCGGAGCGGCGCCCCTCACCGAACGCATCATCGACGTCGCCCTCAACGAGGCGATGTTCTCCATGATGGAGTCGCTCATCCCGGACTACCAGGCATACGGCGTGGACCGCCAGCGCGTTGGCGGGCGGATGGAGGGAATCGCCCCCTCGAACGCCTACGTCTGCAAAGACGGTGCCAGCATCGTTGTCGCGGGCAACGGGGATTCGATCTACCAGCGGTACATGCAGACCATCGGTCGGCCAGACCTTGCGACTGATCCCTCGCTCCAGACCAACGCCGAGCGCTGGGCGCGGCGCGAAGAACTGGACCAGGCCATCGGGGAATGGGCCCGGAAACACAGCGCCGCCGATGCGCTGGCAGCCCTGGACGCTGACGGGGTGCCCGCCGGTCCTATCTACACGGCGGCGGACATCAGCGAAGACAGCCAGTACGCCGCGCGCAACATGATCCAGAAGTTCGACGTCTCCACAGGCGAGGAGATCATCCCGGGCGTTGGCTTCCCGGGCATCGTTCCAGTCATCGGCGACCAGTCACTCCCGATCCGCAACCTTGGCCCGGACCTGGGCGAAAACACCGATGAAATACTAGGCGGGCTCCTCAAGATGGACCCGGCAAAGATCAGCGCGGCGTCCGGCCGCCAGGAGGCAATGCAGGCATGA
- a CDS encoding RraA family protein, which yields MVLCQSKGVNGVSIDGAVRDVEEMNDMGIAVFARAVCSGRTLQERAANCWRVRCLRQRGLQSRGHRDRRPGSRPRLPIRSVRNTQKPSSAGGRGAPVPRPGQGHATIGLRAEAVSLTLTHLHYEISPILWVQRCGPPHGAHLFPSLQCGRPNDRIPQCQT from the coding sequence ATGGTCCTCTGCCAGAGCAAGGGCGTCAATGGAGTCAGTATCGACGGCGCGGTCCGCGACGTCGAGGAGATGAACGACATGGGCATTGCCGTCTTCGCCCGCGCGGTTTGTTCCGGCAGGACCCTCCAAGAACGGGCCGCGAACTGTTGGAGAGTCCGTTGCCTACGGCAACGTGGTCTGCAATCCCGGGGACACCGTGATCGGAGACCAGGATCGCGTCCTCGTCTCCCAATCCGAAGCGTACGAAACACTCAAAAGCCTTCCTCTGCAGGCGGCCGTGGAGCGCCGGTTCCCCGCCCAGGTCAAGGCCACGCGACCATAGGGCTCCGTGCCGAAGCCGTATCTCTTACATTGACTCATTTACATTATGAGATCAGTCCCATATTATGGGTTCAACGATGTGGCCCTCCTCACGGTGCGCATCTGTTTCCAAGCCTTCAGTGTGGAAGGCCCAACGATCGGATTCCCCAATGTCAGACGTAG
- a CDS encoding TetR/AcrR family transcriptional regulator has translation MSFISSTSRTAPSILTPLTPLLWQRTIPAVAERAGPSLATAYRYLLTLDELRRKFMLGVIDGLYESTKNLKSNGLELLEDTMAEWIKVVAEDGPAMVLVRSREGFLCRLQQGEPNVRAFEKVWGPPIRQLLDKAGIDWTQFPYAIGVFNAMFNSREIMDLKAVTGLNDEKLVTGCSRLYWAALQGLCDTND, from the coding sequence ATGTCGTTCATCTCCTCGACGTCGCGGACCGCGCCGTCGATACTGACTCCATTGACGCCCTTGCTCTGGCAGAGGACCATACCCGCCGTCGCCGAGAGGGCCGGACCGTCTCTGGCTACCGCATACCGGTACCTCCTCACCCTCGATGAGCTGCGCCGCAAGTTCATGCTGGGTGTTATCGATGGGTTGTACGAATCCACGAAGAACCTGAAGAGCAACGGATTGGAGCTCCTCGAGGACACCATGGCTGAATGGATCAAGGTGGTGGCGGAAGACGGGCCGGCCATGGTCCTGGTGCGATCCCGGGAAGGGTTCCTGTGCAGGCTGCAGCAGGGTGAACCGAATGTCCGGGCCTTTGAAAAGGTGTGGGGACCACCTATCCGCCAGCTGCTGGACAAAGCCGGCATCGACTGGACACAGTTCCCCTACGCTATCGGCGTCTTTAACGCCATGTTCAACTCGCGCGAGATTATGGACCTGAAAGCGGTTACAGGCCTGAACGATGAAAAGTTAGTCACCGGCTGCAGCCGGCTTTATTGGGCCGCGCTCCAAGGGCTCTGCGACACCAACGACTAA
- a CDS encoding AEC family transporter: MDGVLKGFFVVGVVMLVGYVLGKTNSLGPQGTKVLSSLTFLVGLPSLMFSMIATRHISEVLSETGLISVVTAVAMMAVFALVGVIARWGVRRTTIGALATGIVNSTNLGVPLSQYVMGSATYVTPIMLFQLAVITPIALTILDLTNPDGTKPSLRRILATPFRNPVTVAAILGIIVSAAGIEIPELVLDPLKLIAQVTVPLMLIIFGMSLHGLSPRASSSESAPTFLAVVLKSAIQPALAWILARYVFQLDDFNTFVVTACAILPTGQNVVLYAVRYRVGQSLAQTTAVITSALAVPLLLGAAWLLN, from the coding sequence GTGGACGGCGTCTTAAAGGGATTTTTTGTGGTGGGCGTGGTCATGCTCGTGGGCTACGTGCTGGGCAAAACGAATTCGCTGGGCCCGCAGGGCACCAAGGTGCTTTCCAGCCTGACGTTCCTGGTGGGACTGCCCAGCCTGATGTTCTCGATGATCGCCACCCGGCATATCTCGGAGGTCCTGAGTGAGACGGGCCTGATCTCCGTGGTCACCGCCGTGGCCATGATGGCGGTGTTCGCCCTGGTGGGCGTGATCGCCCGCTGGGGAGTCCGCCGCACCACCATCGGCGCCTTGGCCACGGGCATCGTGAACTCCACCAACCTGGGCGTTCCGTTGTCGCAATACGTCATGGGAAGTGCCACCTACGTCACGCCGATCATGCTGTTCCAGCTCGCCGTCATCACCCCCATCGCGCTGACCATCCTGGACCTGACCAACCCGGACGGGACCAAACCGTCCCTGCGGCGCATCCTGGCCACTCCGTTCCGCAATCCCGTGACCGTGGCGGCCATCCTGGGCATCATCGTCAGCGCCGCGGGCATTGAGATCCCGGAACTGGTCCTGGACCCGCTCAAGCTCATCGCGCAGGTGACGGTTCCGCTGATGCTGATCATTTTCGGCATGTCCCTCCATGGCCTCTCACCGCGGGCCAGCAGCAGCGAGAGCGCCCCCACGTTCCTGGCTGTCGTCCTGAAATCAGCCATCCAGCCCGCCTTGGCCTGGATCCTGGCCAGGTACGTCTTCCAGCTGGACGACTTCAACACGTTCGTGGTGACCGCCTGCGCCATCCTGCCCACCGGCCAGAACGTGGTCCTCTACGCCGTCCGGTACCGGGTGGGCCAGAGCCTTGCACAGACGACGGCGGTGATCACCTCGGCGCTGGCTGTTCCGCTGCTGCTGGGGGCGGCCTGGCTGCTGAACTGA
- a CDS encoding GntP family permease — protein MSDVAVLTNTAVAVLAAVVLIVRFRVNPVIALVIGSVYLGLAVGLGVEKTVETITAGFGEIMVDVGLLIAFGVLMGSILNQSGAIRRLVEHLLNTFGPKRLPYTMGLAIGTVLQSIFLDVLLVISAPLARKLAPRIGKLGTARMATAMAIALECGIVFTVPGVASLALAGLLNVPLGKMLLFGLLLVIPTIIISIAIMTFLFRRGFWNEAKDEDHTFVAEEDREGEPDDEEAAPAAGTGGTAPTRNSGSEGTDRQSSTVALAKRGQKEFPLLLLFAPLLTSLLLIGAGAILQILEIEMPWLQLLGEPVIALLIGLIGTALVTRAAIGQSRVEEAITIGFKESGQILILTGVGGSLAATVAAAGLGDILGGFFSASTVAPLLVVWAIAAVLHIAVGSVTLSAITAAGLLAPIAPAIGLDPVLLALAAGAGSLFMVHVTSNTFWLLQSLLGQSVRGALKSVSVGVSVASVVAILLILPMSLLF, from the coding sequence ATGTCAGACGTAGCTGTCCTTACCAACACAGCGGTGGCCGTGCTCGCCGCCGTTGTGTTGATCGTCCGTTTTAGAGTCAACCCCGTAATTGCCCTTGTCATCGGCTCGGTGTACCTGGGCCTCGCTGTCGGCCTGGGCGTTGAAAAGACAGTCGAGACCATTACTGCCGGTTTCGGTGAAATCATGGTGGACGTTGGGCTGCTCATCGCATTCGGCGTGCTGATGGGCTCCATCCTCAACCAGAGCGGTGCCATCCGCCGCCTGGTGGAGCACCTGCTCAACACCTTTGGCCCCAAGCGCCTGCCCTACACCATGGGCTTGGCCATTGGAACAGTCCTGCAGTCCATTTTCCTGGACGTCCTGCTGGTGATCTCGGCTCCGCTGGCCCGCAAACTTGCGCCCAGAATCGGGAAGCTGGGCACAGCACGGATGGCGACAGCCATGGCCATCGCCCTCGAATGCGGCATCGTCTTCACCGTTCCCGGCGTCGCATCCCTTGCCCTGGCCGGCCTCCTGAACGTGCCCCTGGGCAAGATGCTGCTGTTTGGCCTCCTGCTGGTAATTCCCACGATCATCATCTCCATAGCCATCATGACGTTCCTGTTTCGTCGCGGCTTCTGGAACGAGGCAAAGGATGAGGACCACACGTTCGTTGCGGAAGAGGACCGCGAAGGCGAACCCGATGACGAGGAAGCCGCACCGGCCGCAGGCACCGGCGGCACCGCACCCACGCGCAACTCGGGCAGCGAAGGCACAGACCGGCAGTCCAGCACCGTTGCGCTGGCGAAGCGTGGCCAAAAGGAATTTCCGCTGCTGCTCCTCTTCGCCCCGCTCCTGACGTCCCTCCTGCTCATTGGTGCAGGTGCCATCCTCCAGATCCTGGAAATCGAGATGCCGTGGCTTCAGCTTCTGGGTGAGCCCGTGATCGCCTTGCTGATCGGACTCATCGGAACCGCCCTGGTGACACGCGCAGCCATCGGCCAGTCGCGCGTTGAGGAAGCCATCACCATCGGTTTCAAGGAAAGCGGACAGATCCTGATCCTCACCGGCGTCGGTGGCTCGCTGGCCGCAACCGTCGCCGCAGCCGGCCTCGGCGACATCCTGGGTGGATTCTTCTCCGCAAGCACGGTCGCCCCGCTCCTGGTGGTGTGGGCCATCGCAGCCGTCCTCCACATCGCGGTAGGCTCCGTGACCCTGTCCGCCATCACCGCCGCAGGTCTTCTCGCGCCCATCGCTCCGGCCATCGGGCTGGACCCCGTACTTCTCGCCCTTGCCGCCGGCGCAGGCTCGTTGTTCATGGTCCACGTCACGAGCAACACCTTCTGGCTACTGCAATCCCTGCTGGGACAGAGCGTCCGGGGCGCCCTGAAATCGGTGTCCGTCGGTGTATCGGTGGCCTCCGTCGTCGCGATACTCCTGATCCTGCCCATGAGCCTGCTGTTCTGA